The Prosthecochloris marina genome window below encodes:
- a CDS encoding 4Fe-4S dicluster domain-containing protein produces MIYKVIAKPEFKKFIDALVKENLSFGPRQVDTDPNGQPIYQFKEVNSVTDIAFDYTTTYSSAKHFLIPFRENLSHFSYTDGDWEQEITYDVKPLVLIGLRPCDISAINILDSVLLNGHFPSPYYLARRKNTFIIGMDHLPLPDCFCKSLNHHTVTSGFNLFCSDIGESYYISINSSKAYNYLKEFEVTDPTYDDDCKLIERRKLIKQSFKTDVEVTGLPSFLDIEFDSPIWTKWGDKCLNCGTCAMVCPTCYCYNMEDRPDVDLQGSSRQKQLYSCNLVDFAEVAGGHNFRPKNGDRLKYRYYHHYLGFAENANQPICVGCNRCGRACLAGINPKDVINDLRMEKESCMICVSESPDKT; encoded by the coding sequence ATGATCTACAAAGTTATAGCCAAGCCGGAGTTCAAGAAGTTTATCGATGCTCTTGTAAAGGAAAACCTTTCATTCGGACCCAGACAGGTTGACACCGATCCAAACGGACAACCGATCTATCAGTTCAAAGAGGTTAATTCCGTGACCGACATTGCGTTTGATTATACAACAACCTACTCCTCGGCAAAACACTTTCTGATACCTTTCCGTGAAAACCTGTCGCACTTCAGCTATACCGATGGTGATTGGGAACAGGAGATCACCTACGATGTCAAACCGCTTGTTTTGATAGGCCTCAGACCTTGTGATATAAGCGCGATCAACATTCTCGACAGTGTTCTGCTTAACGGGCATTTTCCATCGCCGTACTATCTGGCAAGACGCAAAAACACGTTTATTATCGGCATGGACCATCTTCCACTTCCGGATTGTTTTTGCAAGTCCTTGAACCATCACACGGTGACCAGCGGTTTTAACCTTTTCTGCTCGGACATCGGTGAGAGTTACTATATCTCTATCAACTCGTCCAAAGCCTATAACTATCTGAAGGAGTTTGAGGTAACGGACCCAACATATGATGATGACTGCAAACTTATCGAACGCCGCAAACTGATCAAACAGAGTTTTAAAACCGATGTCGAAGTAACAGGACTGCCAAGTTTTCTCGACATCGAGTTCGACTCTCCTATCTGGACCAAATGGGGAGACAAGTGCCTCAACTGTGGCACCTGTGCGATGGTTTGCCCGACCTGTTACTGTTATAATATGGAAGACCGGCCTGATGTCGATCTGCAGGGATCGTCACGGCAAAAACAGTTGTACTCCTGCAACCTCGTTGATTTCGCGGAAGTTGCCGGCGGACATAATTTCAGGCCGAAAAACGGTGATAGATTGAAATACCGATACTATCACCATTATCTCGGGTTTGCTGAAAATGCAAATCAACCGATTTGTGTAGGCTGCAACAGGTGCGGACGCGCCTGCCTGGCCGGCATTAATCCCAAAGATGTCATCAATGACCTCAGAATGGAGAAAGAATCATGCATGATATGCGTTTCAGAGTCCCCGGACAAGACATAA
- a CDS encoding TrmH family RNA methyltransferase, whose amino-acid sequence MTSSFFRQASKSQIRRFAKLQLKKYRDKESLFLAEGLRTVTELLNHVPDESYLTTLFIEPEQLCRIPYKDRFREKIFLIDHEQGYRLSGTSTAQGVVGIFSQQRIPETRNTSFGKAGKSLAVALDDVQDPGNVGTIVRTAAWFGISGLICGPGTADRYNPKAVRAGAGSIFCLRHYGVDDLREELERMRRGGYEICCSSLQGTDFRDYDSWPEKMVLVIGNEANGIGQEILKIADRRVTIPHGKTGPEVESLNAAVSASILMAMLTL is encoded by the coding sequence ATGACCAGCAGTTTTTTCAGGCAGGCAAGTAAAAGCCAGATAAGGCGTTTTGCAAAACTTCAACTGAAAAAATACCGTGATAAAGAGAGCCTTTTTCTTGCCGAAGGGCTTCGGACCGTCACTGAATTGCTGAACCATGTGCCGGATGAGAGTTATCTTACAACCTTGTTTATCGAGCCTGAACAACTCTGCAGGATACCGTATAAAGACCGGTTTCGTGAAAAAATATTCCTGATCGATCATGAACAGGGCTATCGTCTTTCCGGAACGTCGACAGCTCAGGGGGTAGTAGGGATTTTCAGTCAGCAGAGGATCCCTGAAACCCGGAACACCTCTTTCGGGAAAGCAGGGAAATCACTGGCTGTTGCGCTTGATGATGTTCAGGATCCAGGCAATGTAGGCACTATTGTAAGAACTGCTGCATGGTTTGGGATTTCTGGCCTGATTTGCGGACCCGGAACGGCAGACCGTTACAATCCGAAAGCGGTAAGGGCTGGTGCGGGGAGCATTTTCTGCTTGCGTCATTATGGAGTCGATGATCTTCGGGAGGAGCTTGAAAGGATGAGGCGTGGAGGATATGAAATCTGTTGCTCATCACTGCAGGGAACAGATTTTCGGGATTACGATTCATGGCCTGAAAAGATGGTGCTTGTTATCGGTAACGAGGCGAACGGTATCGGTCAAGAGATTCTGAAAATTGCCGACCGTCGTGTGACCATTCCTCACGGCAAGACCGGGCCGGAAGTCGAATCTCTGAATGCAGCAGTTTCCGCATCGATATTGATGGCAATGCTGACGTTGTAG
- a CDS encoding peptidase U32 family protein → MTLPHRLELISPAGDRTSLLAALQAGADAVYFGAEGYNMRAASRNFTKGDFTDIAGLCGKYRAKAYLALNTVVYDDEIQTVEETVMAAKDAGLDAVICWDLSVIEACRKADIPFHISTQASVSNYSAVQFYASLGARMIVPARELTLEQVQNIISSIRNDRLNVTIECFIHGAMCMAVSGRCFLSQDIFGRSANRGACMQPCRRSYTIIDAEDGHELELGTDTVMSPKDLCTITFIDKLIKAGVTGFKIEGRNRSPEYVHTTTTCYRKAIDYTLEHGHEKDFSQTFDALTKELMKELETVYNRGFSKGFYFGKPVDAWTKQYGSLATEKKVYVGTVQKYYPKAGVAEILVHTKGIDKKNKLTIQGPKTGLVTLIAESLRVNDQPADSALKGEIVTIACAAKVRKSDKVYVFESFLAHRDSDSGIR, encoded by the coding sequence ATGACCTTACCTCACAGACTCGAACTCATTTCCCCGGCAGGTGACCGTACGTCACTCCTTGCAGCCCTTCAAGCTGGTGCCGACGCTGTTTACTTCGGTGCAGAAGGATACAACATGCGCGCTGCAAGCCGAAATTTCACAAAAGGTGATTTTACCGATATCGCCGGTTTGTGCGGAAAATATCGCGCAAAAGCATATCTGGCACTCAACACGGTAGTATACGACGACGAAATCCAAACTGTCGAGGAAACGGTAATGGCAGCAAAAGATGCCGGTCTTGATGCGGTTATCTGCTGGGATCTTTCAGTCATTGAAGCCTGTCGTAAAGCGGACATTCCGTTTCATATTTCTACACAGGCATCGGTCAGCAATTACAGTGCTGTACAGTTTTACGCTTCTCTGGGAGCACGAATGATCGTACCTGCTCGTGAACTCACGCTCGAGCAGGTTCAGAACATCATCAGCAGCATCCGTAACGATCGCCTCAACGTCACCATCGAATGTTTCATACACGGAGCCATGTGCATGGCTGTCTCCGGAAGATGTTTTCTTTCTCAGGACATTTTCGGCCGTTCTGCAAATCGCGGCGCCTGTATGCAGCCCTGCAGACGAAGTTACACCATTATCGATGCTGAAGACGGCCATGAACTGGAACTCGGGACCGATACCGTAATGAGCCCGAAAGACCTCTGCACCATCACTTTTATCGACAAACTTATCAAAGCAGGCGTTACAGGGTTTAAAATTGAAGGGAGAAACAGAAGCCCCGAATATGTTCACACCACCACCACATGCTATCGCAAAGCCATTGATTACACTCTCGAGCATGGTCATGAAAAAGATTTCAGCCAAACATTCGACGCCTTGACAAAAGAACTCATGAAGGAGCTTGAAACGGTCTACAATCGAGGCTTTTCAAAAGGCTTTTACTTTGGAAAACCCGTCGATGCCTGGACAAAACAGTATGGATCACTTGCAACTGAAAAAAAAGTTTACGTTGGCACTGTTCAGAAATACTACCCAAAAGCAGGTGTTGCTGAAATACTGGTTCATACAAAGGGCATAGACAAAAAAAACAAGCTCACCATACAAGGCCCGAAAACAGGACTCGTTACCCTGATTGCCGAATCGTTGCGGGTGAATGATCAGCCGGCAGACTCGGCCCTGAAAGGCGAAATCGTCACCATTGCCTGTGCAGCAAAAGTCCGCAAAAGCGACAAGGTATACGTGTTCGAAAGCTTTTTGGCTCATCGGGATAGCGATTCAGGCATCAGGTAA
- a CDS encoding universal stress protein — MTGVAKRITIKRITVAIDCSPHSRASLFAAAEIAGMLQAELLGVFVEDINLIRMAELPFSQEIHLHTARSEPLDSSKLERLLKLQAKEAHELFIQTAERFGIPYRFRKLRGMVPTEVLEAALGTDLLAMGRSGRTPVCCRGLGSTAKKAIREAKTNILLTRPGLGTDSPLLVIYDGSTGAKAALETALGFVREEASLHVFLLGNNVRRHAFLKDEVEMILGKRIAKKEFHVIPWTDSRTIAQCIHMIEPGLLVLSDTSDTISTETVYSLIDTIDYPVLLVKSPM; from the coding sequence ATGACCGGGGTAGCGAAGAGAATTACTATAAAAAGAATTACCGTTGCAATCGACTGTTCCCCGCATAGCCGTGCATCGCTATTTGCAGCTGCCGAAATAGCAGGAATGCTGCAAGCCGAACTCCTTGGCGTCTTTGTAGAAGACATTAACCTGATCCGAATGGCAGAACTGCCGTTTTCACAGGAAATACACCTTCACACCGCCCGCAGTGAACCTCTTGACTCGTCAAAACTCGAACGTTTGCTGAAACTCCAAGCAAAGGAAGCGCACGAGCTATTCATACAAACCGCCGAACGTTTCGGCATTCCTTACCGGTTCAGAAAGCTTCGAGGCATGGTCCCAACTGAAGTGCTGGAGGCAGCTCTTGGCACCGATCTCCTGGCAATGGGCAGATCAGGCAGAACTCCTGTATGCTGCAGAGGACTCGGCTCAACTGCTAAAAAGGCGATCAGGGAAGCAAAAACCAATATACTGCTCACAAGGCCAGGCCTTGGAACTGACAGTCCACTGCTTGTCATCTATGACGGTTCGACCGGCGCAAAAGCTGCACTTGAAACAGCCCTTGGATTTGTGCGCGAAGAAGCTTCACTGCACGTGTTCCTTCTGGGAAACAACGTCCGGAGACATGCTTTCCTGAAAGATGAAGTTGAAATGATTCTGGGCAAGAGAATTGCGAAAAAAGAGTTTCACGTCATTCCCTGGACAGACAGCCGCACGATTGCGCAGTGTATACACATGATAGAACCGGGCCTGTTGGTCCTGAGCGATACATCCGACACTATCAGTACCGAAACAGTTTACAGCTTGATCGATACAATCGATTATCCTGTTCTACTGGTGAAAAGCCCGATGTAA
- a CDS encoding MarC family protein, translated as MLFGINMVFGQQTGSSRSTNEAMQKPDIAVFPLAIPLITGPASMGAAVLLTALAVQFVLDGVLSVFP; from the coding sequence TTGCTTTTCGGGATCAACATGGTTTTTGGTCAGCAGACCGGTAGTTCGAGATCAACCAATGAAGCGATGCAAAAACCCGATATCGCAGTGTTTCCCCTTGCAATCCCTCTGATTACCGGTCCCGCATCGATGGGGGCGGCGGTCTTGTTGACGGCACTTGCCGTGCAGTTTGTCCTTGACGGTGTCCTTTCCGTTTTTCCCTGA